A single window of Aquabacterium sp. OR-4 DNA harbors:
- a CDS encoding TonB-dependent receptor, producing MKKNCSAALALRPRGIALAAAALVSSLPVLAQTAAPAAAAAPASAASAPRAAAAARKPDAAQPTVIEIQGTRASIQGAIARKRNASTVQDSIVAEDIDQFPDKNVGEALSRVTGVQLSREFGEGSQVSIRGVEPDLNRVEINGASVLGTNGGAGRGAELRELASELIQSIDVIKGSTADMTEGGVGGTVRITTRKPLQFKERTIAGTLSAESASLRGGVQPRGSLLLADKFLDGKLGVMANLVYDQVHTRGDFARNTSWAFLRDWDNSAEKTVVSTNSAMAAVQNYADCTSAFSNTTDRTNCQRQWFDYSPRISRYGIWERDHKRSSAELTAQYQVSPELDVYLSHQVNTQAQRLNDMNFGTDLTATTRLSSAGRLPVYAANGTVATAGACTAINGSAAVLPAGMVVENHHVTQYTVGNCLSVGGQGGQGAFSTAARDFALDIQSKYTTGGFNYKNDRWKIEGLLVDSSSDYKSESNNIVLTQNAPGLVVKLDANRLPQFVFPSGYSPDDASSYVQAQLQYRPSATANTERQAKLDFQYALDHNVLSRIWFGGQARESSSRQYNGGGYLVQNNGSLSNSEEAVDINARGANVNQTIVFDPLYTGTAQRPNDSQSFINGAYRTSYVNAATMQQLVNAVKSRSPGTFFGGYGLAGAPSSWTAPSYAAAAGSGSFDTSAFNQANLYSTIGSDGKVFPQIPAFDIRERIQAGYARLDWGTDVAGLALDGNLGLRFTRTNVQSTGLFSERLRVETAVGSTTFNDRVVRNTIVSIDNTYNDVLPSLNATLQLMKGRLFLRGGWAKVMARPALNLLAPNVTCTENSGNSQFGGDGTDDCTAGNPDLKPYRATKYDLSLEYYPSRDSQVSAAVFKTDIDTYVRTGVYRAGVDFFGDGRLFDVTQAVNGQGAQTFGLELAGRTALTFLPGWLSGFGVDANYTLMNFKYSAGNELINPLDGSVLPYPGLSRNAYNLGLWYDQGLVNARLAYHHRNKYFSGGLDVSGNPNFRDGSGYLDAKLQLRLNKQITVSFEAKNLLDQAELSYSGDLSRPNELAWSGRRYYLSVGFKL from the coding sequence ATGAAGAAGAATTGTTCTGCCGCGCTGGCCCTGCGGCCGCGCGGCATTGCGCTGGCGGCTGCCGCGCTGGTGTCCTCGTTGCCGGTGCTGGCACAAACCGCGGCCCCGGCGGCCGCAGCCGCCCCTGCCTCGGCAGCCTCGGCGCCGCGTGCGGCGGCCGCGGCGCGCAAGCCGGATGCGGCGCAGCCCACGGTGATCGAGATCCAGGGCACTCGCGCATCCATCCAGGGCGCGATCGCGCGCAAGCGCAATGCCTCGACGGTGCAGGACAGCATCGTGGCCGAAGACATCGACCAGTTTCCCGACAAGAACGTCGGCGAGGCCTTGTCGCGCGTGACCGGTGTTCAGCTCTCGCGCGAATTCGGCGAGGGCTCGCAGGTGTCGATCCGCGGCGTCGAGCCCGACCTGAACCGCGTGGAGATCAATGGCGCCTCGGTGCTGGGCACCAATGGCGGCGCGGGCCGCGGTGCCGAGCTGCGCGAGCTGGCGTCGGAGCTGATCCAGTCGATCGACGTGATCAAGGGCAGCACCGCCGACATGACCGAAGGCGGCGTGGGCGGCACGGTGCGCATCACCACGCGCAAGCCGCTGCAGTTCAAGGAGCGCACCATCGCCGGCACGCTGTCGGCTGAAAGCGCCAGCCTGCGCGGTGGCGTGCAGCCGCGCGGCAGCCTGCTGCTGGCCGACAAGTTTCTCGATGGCAAGCTGGGCGTGATGGCCAACCTGGTGTACGACCAGGTGCACACCCGCGGCGACTTCGCCCGCAACACCTCGTGGGCGTTTCTGCGCGACTGGGACAACTCGGCCGAGAAGACCGTGGTCAGCACCAACTCGGCCATGGCCGCGGTGCAGAACTATGCCGACTGCACCAGCGCGTTCAGCAACACCACCGACCGCACCAACTGCCAGCGCCAGTGGTTCGACTACTCGCCGCGCATCTCGCGCTATGGCATCTGGGAGCGTGATCACAAGCGCAGCTCGGCCGAGCTGACCGCGCAGTACCAGGTGAGCCCCGAACTCGACGTGTACCTGAGCCACCAGGTCAACACCCAGGCGCAGCGGCTCAACGACATGAACTTCGGCACCGACCTCACGGCCACCACGCGCCTGTCGTCGGCCGGCCGCTTGCCGGTGTATGCGGCCAATGGCACGGTGGCCACGGCCGGCGCCTGCACGGCCATCAACGGCAGCGCGGCCGTGCTGCCGGCGGGCATGGTGGTCGAGAACCACCACGTCACCCAGTACACGGTGGGCAACTGCCTGTCGGTGGGCGGCCAGGGCGGCCAGGGTGCCTTCAGCACCGCGGCGCGCGACTTCGCGCTCGACATCCAGAGCAAGTACACCACCGGCGGCTTCAACTACAAGAACGACCGCTGGAAGATCGAAGGCCTGCTGGTCGACTCGAGCTCCGACTACAAGAGCGAGAGCAACAACATCGTGCTGACGCAGAACGCGCCGGGACTGGTGGTCAAGCTCGATGCCAACCGCCTGCCGCAGTTCGTGTTTCCCAGCGGCTACAGCCCCGACGACGCCAGCTCGTACGTGCAGGCGCAGCTGCAGTACCGGCCTTCGGCCACGGCCAACACCGAGCGCCAGGCCAAGCTCGACTTCCAGTACGCGCTCGACCACAACGTGCTCAGCCGCATCTGGTTCGGCGGCCAGGCGCGCGAGTCGAGCTCGAGGCAGTACAACGGCGGTGGCTACCTGGTGCAGAACAACGGCAGCCTGTCCAACAGCGAAGAGGCGGTGGACATCAACGCCCGCGGCGCCAACGTCAACCAGACCATCGTCTTCGATCCGCTCTACACCGGCACCGCGCAGCGTCCCAACGACAGCCAGAGCTTCATCAACGGCGCGTACCGCACCTCGTACGTCAATGCCGCCACGATGCAGCAGCTGGTCAATGCGGTGAAGTCGCGCTCGCCCGGCACCTTCTTCGGCGGCTACGGCCTGGCGGGCGCACCCAGCTCCTGGACCGCGCCCAGCTACGCCGCCGCCGCAGGCTCGGGCAGCTTCGACACCAGCGCGTTCAACCAGGCCAACCTCTACAGCACGATCGGCAGTGACGGCAAGGTCTTTCCGCAGATCCCGGCCTTCGACATCCGCGAGCGCATCCAGGCCGGCTATGCGCGCCTGGACTGGGGCACCGACGTGGCCGGGCTGGCGCTCGATGGCAACCTGGGCCTGCGCTTCACCCGCACCAATGTGCAGTCGACCGGCCTGTTCAGCGAGCGCCTGCGCGTCGAGACCGCGGTGGGCAGCACCACCTTCAATGACCGCGTGGTGCGCAACACCATCGTGTCGATCGACAACACCTACAACGACGTGCTGCCCAGCCTGAACGCCACGCTGCAGCTGATGAAGGGCCGCCTGTTCCTGCGCGGCGGCTGGGCCAAGGTGATGGCGCGCCCGGCGCTGAACCTGCTGGCGCCCAACGTCACCTGCACCGAGAACAGCGGCAATTCGCAGTTTGGTGGCGACGGCACCGACGACTGCACGGCTGGCAACCCCGACCTGAAGCCCTACCGCGCCACCAAGTACGACCTGAGCCTGGAGTACTACCCGAGCCGCGACTCGCAGGTCAGCGCCGCGGTGTTCAAGACCGACATCGACACCTATGTGCGCACCGGCGTCTACCGCGCCGGGGTCGACTTCTTCGGTGATGGCCGGCTCTTCGACGTGACCCAGGCGGTCAACGGCCAGGGCGCCCAGACCTTCGGTCTGGAGCTGGCCGGCCGCACCGCGCTGACCTTCCTGCCGGGCTGGTTGAGCGGCTTTGGCGTGGACGCCAACTACACGCTGATGAACTTCAAGTACTCGGCCGGCAACGAGCTGATCAACCCGCTGGACGGCAGCGTGCTGCCCTACCCGGGCCTGTCGAGAAACGCCTACAACCTGGGCCTGTGGTACGACCAGGGCCTGGTCAACGCCCGGCTGGCCTACCACCACCGCAACAAGTACTTCAGCGGGGGCCTGGATGTGTCGGGCAATCCGAACTTCCGCGACGGCTCGGGCTACCTGGACGCCAAGCTGCAGCTGCGCCTGAACAAGCAGATCACCGTGTCCTTCGAGGCCAAGAACCTGCTTGACCAGGCCGAGCTCAGCTACTCGGGCGATCTCAGCCGGCCCAACGAGCTGGCCTGGTCGGGCCGCCGCTACTACCTGAGCGTGGGCTTCAAGCTCTGA
- a CDS encoding bifunctional rhamnulose-1-phosphate aldolase/short-chain dehydrogenase, giving the protein MSETRPFPRWNAEHAASLDEPGLLLYRSNLLGSDLRITNYGGGNTSAKIRQTDMLSGQPVDVLWVKGSGGDIGSMKRDGFSTLYMDKLDALQGLYRGLAHEDEMVGYLPHCTFNLNPRAASIDTPLHSQLPYAHVDHMHPDAVIAIAAMANSQEITQKVFEGTVGWMPWMRPGYELGCRLKAYNAAHPGLRGIVLGGHGLFSWGETSQACYENTVDLIERAQAWLASERVARKAVVFGGAQFSTLASEERDAVLARLLPVVRGVAGAGKPKLLHVNTSPEVLEFVNSQDLTPLAALGTSCPDHFLRTKIRPLVIDEAVWRLDGAALKDRLNALIDAYRADYAAYYDRCKRPSSPPLRDPNPVVLLLPRIGMVTLAGDKATARIAGEFYVNAINVMREANAVDRYVGLPEQEAFDIEYWLLEEAKLQRMPKPKPLVGKVALVTGGAGGIGQAIVRRYLAEGACVVLADIDQEALDASTAELAKAFGKDVVRGVRCDVTDEASVIAAFGHAALEFGGVDILVSNAGIASAAPLEDTSLALWNKNQSILATGYFLVGREAFRQMKAQGTGGSIVVIASKNGMVASNQATAYCAAKAAEIQLSRSFALEGAPLGIRSNVVNPDAVIRGSKIWTGQWSSERAAANKIDEGDLEKFYRDRSMLKRSVLPEDIAEGAYFFAAEHLSGKSTGNILNVDAGNLAAFTR; this is encoded by the coding sequence ATGAGCGAGACCCGCCCCTTTCCCCGCTGGAATGCCGAACACGCCGCCTCGCTGGACGAACCCGGCCTGCTGCTCTACCGCAGCAACCTGCTCGGCTCCGACCTGCGCATCACCAACTACGGCGGCGGCAACACCTCGGCCAAGATCCGGCAGACCGACATGCTCAGCGGCCAGCCGGTGGATGTGCTGTGGGTCAAGGGCTCGGGCGGCGACATCGGCTCGATGAAGCGCGACGGCTTCTCCACCCTCTACATGGACAAGCTGGATGCGCTGCAGGGCCTGTACCGCGGCCTGGCGCATGAAGACGAGATGGTGGGCTACCTGCCGCACTGCACCTTCAACCTCAACCCGCGCGCCGCCTCCATCGACACGCCGCTGCACTCGCAGCTGCCCTATGCGCATGTGGACCACATGCACCCCGATGCGGTGATCGCCATCGCGGCCATGGCCAACTCGCAGGAGATCACCCAGAAGGTCTTCGAAGGCACGGTCGGCTGGATGCCCTGGATGCGCCCGGGCTACGAGCTGGGCTGCCGGCTCAAGGCCTACAACGCCGCCCACCCCGGCCTGCGCGGCATCGTGCTGGGCGGCCATGGCCTGTTCAGCTGGGGCGAGACCTCGCAGGCCTGCTACGAGAACACGGTCGACCTGATCGAGCGCGCCCAGGCCTGGCTGGCCAGCGAGCGCGTGGCGCGAAAGGCGGTGGTGTTTGGTGGCGCGCAGTTCAGCACGCTGGCCAGCGAAGAGCGCGACGCGGTGCTGGCGCGCCTGCTGCCCGTGGTGCGCGGCGTGGCCGGTGCCGGCAAGCCCAAGCTGCTGCACGTGAACACCTCGCCCGAGGTGCTGGAGTTCGTCAACTCGCAAGACCTGACGCCGCTGGCCGCGCTGGGCACCAGCTGCCCCGATCACTTTCTGCGCACCAAGATCCGACCGCTGGTGATCGACGAAGCGGTGTGGCGCCTGGACGGCGCGGCGCTGAAGGACAGGCTCAACGCCCTGATCGACGCCTACCGCGCCGATTACGCGGCTTACTATGATCGCTGCAAGCGCCCCAGCAGCCCGCCGCTGCGCGACCCCAACCCGGTGGTGCTGCTGCTGCCGCGCATCGGCATGGTGACGCTGGCCGGCGACAAGGCTACCGCGCGCATCGCCGGCGAGTTCTATGTCAACGCCATCAACGTGATGCGCGAGGCCAATGCGGTGGACCGGTACGTGGGCCTGCCCGAGCAGGAGGCCTTCGACATCGAATACTGGCTGCTGGAAGAAGCCAAGCTGCAGCGCATGCCCAAGCCCAAACCCCTGGTGGGCAAGGTGGCGCTGGTCACCGGCGGTGCCGGCGGCATCGGCCAGGCCATCGTGCGCCGCTACCTGGCCGAGGGCGCCTGCGTGGTGCTGGCCGACATCGACCAGGAGGCGCTCGACGCCAGCACCGCCGAGCTGGCCAAGGCCTTCGGCAAGGACGTGGTGCGCGGCGTGCGTTGCGACGTCACCGACGAGGCCAGCGTGATCGCCGCCTTCGGCCACGCGGCGCTTGAGTTTGGCGGCGTCGACATCCTGGTCAGCAATGCCGGCATCGCCAGCGCCGCGCCGCTGGAAGACACCAGCCTGGCGCTGTGGAACAAGAACCAGAGCATCCTGGCCACCGGCTACTTCCTGGTGGGCCGCGAGGCCTTCCGCCAGATGAAGGCGCAGGGCACCGGCGGCAGCATCGTGGTCATCGCCAGCAAGAACGGCATGGTGGCCAGCAACCAGGCCACGGCCTACTGCGCGGCCAAGGCCGCCGAGATCCAGCTCAGCCGCAGCTTCGCGCTCGAAGGCGCACCGCTGGGCATCCGCAGCAACGTGGTCAACCCCGACGCGGTGATCCGCGGCAGCAAGATCTGGACGGGCCAGTGGAGCTCGGAACGCGCCGCCGCCAACAAGATCGACGAGGGCGACCTGGAGAAGTTCTACCGCGACCGCAGCATGCTCAAGCGCAGCGTGCTGCCCGAAGACATCGCCGAAGGCGCCTACTTCTTTGCCGCCGAGCACCTGAGCGGCAAGAGCACGGGCAACATCCTGAACGTCGACGCCGGCAACCTTGCCGCGTTCACACGCTGA
- the rhaI gene encoding L-rhamnose catabolism isomerase: protein MAILDSGVIAAHNEPLLRHVRNDYEHLGEQLARRHIDIETVRAQVAAFGVAIPSWGVGTGGTRFARFPGRGEPRHVFDKLQDCAVIQQLARATPTVSLHIPWDKCTDWSELRQTAQGHGLAFDAMNSNTFSDQPGQAHSYKYGSLSHSDAATRAQAVAHNLECIAIGQQLGSTALTVWVGDGSNFPGQQHFRRAFDRYLESAHQIYAALPVDWRMMLEHKICEPAFYATVIQDWGSSLLAAQTLGPKAQCLVDLGHHAPNVNIELIVARLIAAGKLAGFHFNDSKYGDDDLDAGSVSPYRLFLVFNELVAAAHEGVAFDPAYMLDQSHNVTDPIESLMTSAVQVQRSYAQALLVDRAALDAAQQANDAMTATHLLKAAFQTDVTPLLQRVRADAGGAIDPVAAYRASGYRARVAAERPAAQGGGGGIV, encoded by the coding sequence ATGGCCATTCTTGATTCCGGCGTCATCGCCGCCCACAACGAGCCCCTGCTGCGCCATGTGCGCAACGACTACGAGCACCTGGGCGAGCAGCTGGCCCGCCGCCACATCGACATCGAGACCGTGCGCGCGCAGGTGGCGGCCTTCGGCGTGGCCATCCCCAGCTGGGGCGTGGGCACCGGCGGCACGCGCTTTGCGCGCTTTCCGGGCCGCGGCGAGCCGCGCCATGTGTTCGACAAGCTGCAGGATTGCGCCGTGATCCAGCAGCTGGCGCGCGCCACGCCCACGGTCAGCCTGCACATCCCGTGGGACAAGTGCACCGACTGGAGCGAGCTGCGCCAGACCGCGCAAGGCCATGGCCTGGCCTTTGACGCGATGAACTCCAACACCTTCTCCGACCAGCCCGGCCAGGCCCACAGCTACAAGTACGGCAGCCTGAGCCACAGCGATGCCGCCACGCGCGCGCAGGCGGTGGCGCACAACCTCGAGTGCATCGCCATCGGCCAGCAGCTGGGCAGCACCGCGCTCACCGTGTGGGTGGGTGACGGCAGCAACTTCCCGGGCCAGCAGCACTTTCGCCGCGCCTTCGACCGCTACCTCGAGAGTGCCCACCAGATCTACGCCGCCCTGCCGGTCGACTGGCGCATGATGCTCGAGCACAAGATCTGCGAGCCGGCCTTCTACGCCACCGTGATCCAGGACTGGGGCTCCAGCCTGCTGGCCGCGCAGACGCTCGGCCCCAAGGCGCAGTGCCTGGTGGATCTGGGCCACCACGCGCCCAACGTCAACATCGAGCTGATCGTGGCGCGCCTGATCGCCGCGGGCAAGCTGGCGGGCTTTCACTTCAACGACAGCAAGTACGGCGACGACGACCTCGATGCCGGCAGCGTGAGCCCGTACCGCCTGTTCCTGGTGTTCAACGAGCTGGTGGCCGCGGCGCACGAGGGCGTGGCCTTCGATCCGGCCTACATGCTCGACCAGAGCCACAACGTCACCGACCCGATCGAGAGCCTGATGACCAGCGCCGTGCAGGTGCAGCGCAGCTACGCCCAGGCCCTGCTGGTGGACCGCGCCGCACTCGATGCCGCGCAGCAGGCCAACGATGCGATGACCGCCACCCACCTGCTGAAGGCCGCCTTCCAGACCGACGTGACGCCGCTGCTGCAGCGCGTGCGCGCCGATGCCGGTGGCGCCATCGACCCGGTGGCCGCCTACCGCGCCAGCGGCTACCGCGCCCGCGTGGCGGCCGAGCGCCCGGCGGCGCAGGGCGGCGGAGGTGGCATTGTCTGA
- a CDS encoding FGGY-family carbohydrate kinase: protein MSEGQQGPGAALDLVLDIGKTRSKLLVIDRAGAVLAQSDHASGTQRSGPWAALDTAGIEAWLCEALAGLGARRSQLARAVVSAHGAAFAAVQGEQLCWPVPDYEFEGFDERPADWAAQIGPFEQTHSPDLPRGLNAATQFDWLERHAPAQFAQGQLLPYAQYWAWWLSGVAASEVSSLGCHTHLWDPLRAAPSALAQRRGWAARLAPMRRAWEVLGLVRPALAQRLGLPRGLRVHAGVHDSNACLTRYLRSHPRMTLVTTGTWVVVMAPGATQRALQAELDLLSNVSVRNEPVPTGRFMGGRELQQLCAGADPALATLGTLQQLLQRGVMALPGFETQGGPFRRSAGSVCDAQGPLALDSLSPAERATLAGLYTAQVTAWIIGRLGGVGPTVVEGPFSRNPVFTAVLASLLGGDGLSVSVDPLEGTARGAWMLAHWTEPAIASPAVLPADPLPAAAQAQLLALHGRWCERATHAASLAQEAPAT from the coding sequence TTGTCTGAAGGCCAGCAAGGGCCCGGCGCCGCGCTGGACCTGGTGCTCGACATTGGCAAGACGCGCAGCAAGCTGCTGGTCATCGACCGTGCCGGCGCGGTGCTGGCGCAGTCCGACCATGCCTCGGGCACACAGCGCAGCGGCCCCTGGGCCGCGCTCGACACCGCCGGCATCGAGGCCTGGCTGTGCGAGGCGCTGGCCGGCCTGGGCGCACGGCGCAGCCAGCTGGCGCGGGCGGTGGTCAGCGCCCACGGCGCGGCCTTTGCCGCGGTGCAGGGCGAGCAGCTGTGCTGGCCGGTGCCCGACTACGAGTTCGAGGGCTTTGACGAGCGCCCGGCCGACTGGGCCGCGCAGATCGGCCCCTTCGAGCAGACCCACAGCCCCGACCTGCCACGCGGCCTGAACGCCGCCACGCAGTTCGACTGGCTCGAACGCCATGCCCCGGCGCAGTTTGCCCAAGGCCAGCTGCTGCCCTATGCCCAGTACTGGGCCTGGTGGCTCAGCGGCGTGGCGGCCAGCGAGGTCAGCTCACTCGGCTGCCACACCCACCTGTGGGACCCCCTGCGTGCCGCGCCCTCGGCACTGGCCCAGCGCCGCGGCTGGGCGGCGCGCCTGGCGCCGATGCGCCGGGCCTGGGAGGTGCTGGGCCTGGTGCGCCCGGCGCTGGCCCAGCGCCTGGGCCTGCCGCGCGGCCTGCGCGTGCATGCCGGCGTGCACGACAGCAATGCCTGCCTCACCCGCTACCTGCGCAGCCATCCGCGCATGACGCTGGTGACCACCGGCACCTGGGTGGTGGTGATGGCGCCCGGCGCCACGCAACGTGCGCTGCAGGCCGAGCTGGATCTGCTGAGCAATGTGTCGGTGCGCAACGAGCCGGTGCCCACCGGCCGCTTCATGGGCGGCCGCGAGCTGCAGCAGCTGTGCGCCGGCGCCGACCCCGCGCTGGCCACGCTGGGCACGCTGCAGCAGCTGCTGCAGCGCGGCGTGATGGCGCTGCCCGGCTTCGAGACCCAGGGCGGCCCGTTTCGCCGCAGCGCGGGCAGCGTGTGCGATGCCCAGGGCCCGCTGGCGCTCGACAGCCTGAGCCCGGCCGAGCGCGCCACGCTGGCCGGCCTGTACACCGCGCAAGTCACGGCCTGGATCATCGGCCGCCTGGGCGGCGTGGGCCCCACCGTGGTGGAAGGCCCGTTCTCGCGCAACCCGGTGTTCACCGCCGTGCTGGCCAGCCTGCTGGGCGGCGACGGCCTGAGCGTCAGCGTCGATCCGCTGGAAGGCACGGCCCGCGGCGCCTGGATGCTGGCCCACTGGACCGAACCGGCCATCGCCAGCCCCGCCGTGCTGCCCGCCGACCCGCTGCCGGCGGCGGCGCAGGCACAGCTGCTGGCGCTGCATGGTCGCTGGTGCGAGCGGGCCACGCACGCCGCCAGCCTGGCGCAGGAAGCGCCCGCCACGTAG
- a CDS encoding TlpA family protein disulfide reductase, whose protein sequence is MDMMLSLASAAVWGVFLVAGVRKLRDTSATASAMRGFGVPAGLAQRLAPVLPWAELGVVVLLLLPGLALAGAALAVAMLAAFTLAITAALLRGVRPACNCFGQSAGKPINWLTAARNAALLGCAALMLVQPAALSSGLIDVWAGSLRGLDLATVVALVLASLVAVQALVMSKLFSQQGRMLLRIDNLEHELAQRTSATVSHSLPPSGLTLGALAPDFDWMPLAGGAVQSMARRWPERREWVLVFVSAECAPCHELLEWLAALPERSMALVITNGSPEHNRSLRKLAKRLEVVTQSGQQAQDAYGVIGTPSAVRIADGRIASGMAIGMAPIQSLFAQPVPAAAAVGLLQEPGLA, encoded by the coding sequence ATGGACATGATGTTGTCGCTGGCGTCGGCCGCGGTGTGGGGGGTGTTTCTGGTCGCGGGCGTGCGCAAGCTGCGCGACACATCCGCCACCGCGTCCGCGATGCGGGGCTTTGGTGTGCCGGCGGGGTTGGCCCAGCGGTTGGCGCCGGTGCTCCCGTGGGCCGAACTGGGCGTGGTGGTCTTGCTGTTGCTGCCAGGCCTGGCGCTTGCCGGGGCCGCCCTGGCGGTCGCGATGCTGGCAGCGTTCACACTGGCCATCACCGCAGCCCTGTTGCGCGGCGTGCGACCCGCGTGCAACTGCTTCGGACAGTCAGCCGGCAAGCCGATCAACTGGCTCACGGCGGCGCGCAATGCAGCGCTGCTCGGCTGCGCCGCGCTCATGCTGGTGCAGCCGGCCGCGCTCAGCTCGGGCCTGATCGATGTGTGGGCGGGCAGCTTGCGCGGGCTCGATCTTGCGACCGTGGTGGCGCTGGTGCTGGCATCGCTGGTGGCCGTGCAAGCGCTGGTGATGTCCAAGCTGTTCAGCCAGCAAGGGCGCATGCTGTTGCGCATCGACAACCTCGAGCACGAGTTGGCCCAGCGCACCTCGGCCACCGTGAGCCACTCGCTGCCGCCCTCCGGCCTGACCCTCGGCGCCTTGGCGCCCGATTTCGACTGGATGCCTCTGGCCGGCGGAGCCGTTCAATCGATGGCACGCCGCTGGCCCGAACGGCGCGAATGGGTGCTCGTGTTTGTCAGCGCCGAATGTGCGCCTTGCCACGAGCTGCTCGAATGGCTGGCCGCGTTGCCCGAGCGCAGCATGGCCCTGGTGATCACCAATGGTTCACCCGAACACAACCGTTCGCTGCGCAAGCTGGCCAAGCGCCTGGAGGTCGTCACGCAGTCGGGGCAACAGGCCCAGGACGCCTACGGTGTGATCGGCACGCCCAGTGCCGTGCGCATTGCCGACGGGCGCATCGCCTCCGGCATGGCGATCGGCATGGCGCCGATCCAGTCGCTGTTTGCGCAGCCGGTGCCGGCTGCGGCAGCGGTGGGTCTTCTTCAAGAGCCAGGCCTGGCCTGA
- a CDS encoding LysR family transcriptional regulator encodes MRNVTLRGLRIFEAATTTGSFLKAAELMNITQSAVSQNIRQLEDEIGSRLFDTQARPIRLTDTGAELLRHTRVILAQFSVAEDALSTVHGQHRGQVHVGVVSPAQYFMPRLLADFRRLHPDLRIKLSQGRRDQLLALLAERQVDLLVGGYPPAEAEVQADVFARNPHAIIAAPDHHLARQRDIPWPLLAGDTFIMREAGSATRAFLEHLLQMQRLQVRADIELQGPEAIKAAVMAGMGISFASAHTFQSELAASRLVVLDVQGMPKQLDWCVLTRRDTPLTATQNLLREHVLAHGAGAAACTL; translated from the coding sequence ATGCGCAACGTCACCCTGCGCGGCCTTCGCATCTTCGAGGCGGCCACCACCACCGGCAGCTTCCTGAAGGCGGCCGAGCTGATGAACATCACCCAGAGCGCGGTGTCGCAGAACATCCGCCAGCTCGAGGACGAGATCGGCAGCCGCCTGTTCGACACCCAGGCGCGACCGATCCGCCTGACCGACACCGGCGCCGAGCTGCTGCGCCACACGCGGGTGATCCTGGCGCAGTTCAGCGTGGCCGAGGACGCGCTGTCGACCGTGCATGGCCAGCACCGCGGCCAGGTGCATGTGGGCGTGGTGTCGCCGGCGCAGTACTTCATGCCGCGCTTGCTGGCCGACTTCCGGCGCCTGCACCCCGACCTGCGCATCAAGCTCAGCCAGGGCCGGCGTGACCAGCTGCTGGCCCTGCTGGCCGAGCGCCAGGTCGACCTGCTGGTGGGCGGCTACCCGCCGGCCGAGGCCGAGGTGCAGGCCGACGTGTTTGCTCGCAACCCGCACGCCATCATCGCCGCGCCCGACCACCATCTGGCCCGGCAGCGCGACATCCCCTGGCCGCTGCTGGCCGGCGACACCTTCATCATGCGCGAGGCCGGCTCGGCCACGCGGGCCTTTCTGGAGCACCTGCTGCAGATGCAGCGCCTGCAGGTGCGGGCCGACATCGAGCTGCAGGGCCCCGAGGCGATCAAGGCCGCGGTGATGGCCGGCATGGGCATCAGCTTTGCCTCGGCCCACACCTTCCAGAGCGAACTGGCCGCCAGCCGGCTGGTGGTGCTGGACGTGCAGGGCATGCCCAAGCAGCTGGACTGGTGCGTGCTCACCCGCCGCGACACGCCCCTGACGGCCACGCAGAACCTGCTGCGCGAGCATGTGCTGGCGCATGGCGCCGGGGCGGCGGCCTGCACGCTGTGA
- a CDS encoding NAD(P)H-dependent oxidoreductase: protein MKLLDTLNWRYATKKMDPSRAVPQAQVDAIVEAARLAPTSSGLQPFEVIVVTSPEVRARIREIAWNQAQVTEGSHLLVFAAWDDYTTERINHMFDYTNEVRGFRNEGWENYRQMLLKNYPPRGAEVNFQHAARQTYIALGVAMLAAAEQGVDSTPMEGFDPAKLDEILGLRARGLRSVTVLPLGYRQEEGDWLVNLPKVRRPLEQFVSEVK from the coding sequence ATGAAACTGCTCGACACCCTGAACTGGCGCTACGCCACCAAGAAGATGGACCCCAGCCGCGCCGTGCCGCAGGCGCAGGTGGATGCCATCGTCGAGGCGGCGCGCCTGGCGCCCACCTCGAGCGGGCTGCAGCCCTTCGAGGTGATCGTGGTCACCAGCCCCGAGGTCCGTGCCCGCATCCGCGAGATCGCCTGGAACCAGGCGCAGGTGACCGAGGGCTCGCACCTGCTGGTGTTTGCGGCCTGGGACGACTACACCACCGAGCGCATCAACCACATGTTCGACTACACCAACGAGGTGCGTGGCTTTCGCAACGAGGGCTGGGAGAACTACCGCCAGATGCTGCTGAAGAACTACCCGCCGCGGGGTGCCGAGGTCAACTTCCAGCACGCTGCGCGCCAGACCTACATCGCCCTGGGCGTGGCCATGCTGGCGGCGGCCGAGCAGGGGGTGGACAGCACGCCGATGGAAGGCTTCGACCCGGCCAAGCTCGACGAGATCCTGGGCCTGCGCGCGCGCGGTCTGCGCAGCGTCACGGTGCTGCCGCTGGGCTATCGCCAGGAAGAAGGCGACTGGCTGGTCAATCTGCCCAAGGTGCGGCGCCCGCTTGAGCAGTTCGTGTCGGAAGTGAAGTGA